A part of Perca fluviatilis chromosome 15, GENO_Pfluv_1.0, whole genome shotgun sequence genomic DNA contains:
- the hexim1 gene encoding protein HEXIM1, which produces MMTEPMEQTHHLKTSGSPSGGSSGDALEHLPARNRGGPENGNRGRQRDQKRQQRAENCEGINTDKLWQMKGEQREVCPAFAAGNELIKCPIANQPHQKADHSAGDGNPIAQGKNCEGRPLEETLNQVQEDSHIDSDTGFDARLGKKRHRRRTSRKKRNWKPYCQLSWDERKALEEKETARASRVREEMFAKGLPVAPYNTTQFLMDEHDREEPDLNTETGVRRPSGVGSRMEDTGSEEDLCDNNNEEEDDDEGSGGGSDGIGRPGNAGGEFLQRDFSETYEMYHVESLQNMTKQELVQEYLELEKCMSRLEEENNRLRRAVEPGGLTAESSLVRLRELERELERLRAQNTELLLQNQPSNDRGQVATN; this is translated from the coding sequence ATGATGACAGAGCCAATGGAGCAGACCCATCACCTGAAAACTTCAGGCAGCCCATCAGGTGGGAGCAGTGGGGACGCGTTGGAGCATCTCCCAGCCAGAAACCGTGGTGGACCAGAGAACGGCAACAGGGGGCGACAGAGAGACCAAAAGCGACAGCAGCGGGCGGAGAACTGTGAGGGTATCAACACAGACAAGTTATGGCAAATGAAAGGCGAACAGAGGGAGGTGTGCCCTGCCTTCGCAGCCGGAAACGAGCTCATAAAGTGCCCGATTGCAAATCAGCCTCACCAGAAAGCCGATCATTCAGCGGGTGACGGTAATCCTATTGCACAGGGGAAAAACTGCGAAGGCAGACCACTGGAGGAAACTTTAAACCAGGTGCAAGAGGATAGTCACATCGACTCTGACACTGGTTTTGATGCGCGTCTGGGCAAGAAGAGACACAGGCGCAGGACATCCAGGAAGAAGCGCAACTGGAAGCCTTATTGCCAACTTTCTTGGGATGAAAGGAAAGCCTTGGAAGAGAAAGAGACGGCCAGGGCTTCACGGGTGAGGGAGGAGATGTTCGCCAAAGGGCTCCCAGTGGCCCCCTATAACACCACCCAGTTCCTGATGGACGAGCACGACCGAGAGGAGCCCGACCTCAACACCGAGACCGGGGTCAGGCGGCCCTCAGGGGTCGGTAGCCGCATGGAGGACACGGGCAGCGAGGAGGACCTCTGCGACaacaacaacgaggaggaggacgatGATGAAGGCAGCGGGGGAGGCAGCGACGGCATCGGGAGACCTGGGAACGCAGGTGGTGAGTTTCTCCAGAGAGACTTTTCCGAGACCTACGAGATGTACCATGTCGAGAGCCTGCAGAATATGACCAAGCAGGAGCTGGTCCAGGAGTACCTGGAGCTGGAGAAGTGCATGTCCCGCCTGGAGGAGGAGAACAACCGGCTGAGGCGCGCCGTGGAGCCCGGGGGTCTGACCGCGGAGAGCTCCCTGGTCCGACTCAGAGAGCTGGAGAGGGAACTGGAGAGACTGAGGGCCCAAAACACTGAGCTCCTTCTGCAGAACCAGCCGAGCAATGACAGGGGCCAAGTCGCTACCAATTAA